GCTATTTCCCGGATGCGCTCGAAGCCGGCGAGACCTTCGACATCATCGTCTTCAACGACGTCATCGAACATATTCCCGACATCCGCTCCGCGCTCGACGCCTGTCATGCGCGCCTGGAGCAGGGCGGCCTGCTGATCCTGAACCTGCCGAACAGCGCCGGCTTCTTCTACCGGCTGTCGAAGGCGTTTGCCAAACTGGGCTGGCGCAGTCCCTTCGAACGCCTGTGGCAGAAGGACTTGCCTTCGCCCCACGTCCATTATTTCCGTCCCGCCAACCTCGAGCGCCTGGTGGGCAGGCATGGCTTCCAGCGCGTCCATTCGGGCGAGCTGCCGTCGCTGCGCGCCAAGGGCCTGCTGGAGCGGATCCGCTGCGCGGGCAATATTTCCGGTCCCTCGCTCTACCTGCAATATGCCGCCGTGTTGTGTGTGATTCCCTTGCTGCGCCTGTTCCCGAGCGACATCATCGTCAGCGTCTTCCGCAAGCCCTGAGAACGTAAAAAAGCCGCAGCGCCTGGGGCGGCTGCGGCTTCCGTATAAAGCAGAACGGCTTAGCGGTTGGTATTGATCATCTGGTTGCCCAGCATGCCGCCGCCGATGATGCCGGCCACGGTGGCCAGTTTCTTGCCGTTGCCGCCGCCGACCTGGTTACCGATCAGGCCGCCGATCACGGCGCCGGTGCCGATGCCGATGTAGTTCGGCTGCGGGGCCGGACGCGGCGCCGGTGCGTAGTAGGCCGGCTCTTCATGGCGGGCATAGCTCGTGTGCACGGTGCGCGGACGCGGCGTTGCCTGTTTCACCGGCACTTCCTTGATCACGGTTTCCTTGATGACCACCGGCGCCGGGGCAGGAGCGGCTGCCGGAGCCTGCGCATACATTGCCGCGGCCGGCTGGGCATAGGCGCCCTGGACCGGTTGACCGTAAGCGACCGGCTGCGCCTGCATAGGCTGGCCGTAAGCGTTGACCGGAGCGGCGACCGGGGCCGCGGCGCCCGGATAGGCGGGGGCGTAGCCGTTCTGCGAAGTCATCAGTGCCGCGGCTTGCGGCGACGGCGCGCTGTTCGAGCTCGGCAGGATGCCGGTGATCGCGGCGGCGCCGACCAGGCTGACGACGATGACCGATGCGGCGGCGGCTGCCATCAGCGGGTGGATGCGGTTGGTGGTGGTCTTGATGGCTTCCATGTTCTCTGCTCCTCAGGTGTTGCGTTGTCCGATGGGAGTAGATTACTGGGGAGCATTGTGTAGAGATAGACCGATCCCTGTATCAATCGTAAAGATGTGTAACGTTCAGGCCGAGGCCGCCGCTTTCTCGATCAGTCCGCGCAGCACCTGCAGCAGGTGCTGCGGCGTCTCCAGCAGATAATCGGCGCCCCAGGTGGCCGGCGGGATCTCGCCGCAATAACCCCAGCCGCAGGCCACCGTGACCATGCGGGCGGCGCGGCCGGCTTCGACGTCGCGCAGGTCGTCGCCGACGTACCAGCAATGCTCGGGCGCCAGGCCCAGCCGGCGCGCGCCTTCAAGCAGCGGGGCAGGGTGGGGCTTGGCGTGGGCAGTGGTGTCGCCGGACACCACGCAGCCGGCGTGCGCCAGGCCGATCTGCGGAATCAGCGGATCGGTAAAGCGCATCGGCTTGTTGGTGACCACGCCCCAGGCCATGCCGGCGTCCTCGATGCCCTTCAGCAGTTCGGGCACGCCGTCGAACAGCGTGCTGTGCACCGCCATCGCCGACTGGTAGCGGTCGAACCACTGCAGGCGCAGTTCTTCATAGCCGTCGTCGCCCGGCGCAAGGCCGAAGGCGGCGCCAATCATGCCGCGCGCGCCGGCCGAGGCGGT
This window of the Massilia sp. WG5 genome carries:
- a CDS encoding HAD family hydrolase — encoded protein: MSFPSRLPAPRAVLFDLDGTLADTAPDLAAAVNWLRTERGLAPTPYEVLRPTASAGARGMIGAAFGLAPGDDGYEELRLQWFDRYQSAMAVHSTLFDGVPELLKGIEDAGMAWGVVTNKPMRFTDPLIPQIGLAHAGCVVSGDTTAHAKPHPAPLLEGARRLGLAPEHCWYVGDDLRDVEAGRAARMVTVACGWGYCGEIPPATWGADYLLETPQHLLQVLRGLIEKAAASA
- a CDS encoding glycine zipper 2TM domain-containing protein; this translates as MEAIKTTTNRIHPLMAAAAASVIVVSLVGAAAITGILPSSNSAPSPQAAALMTSQNGYAPAYPGAAAPVAAPVNAYGQPMQAQPVAYGQPVQGAYAQPAAAMYAQAPAAAPAPAPVVIKETVIKEVPVKQATPRPRTVHTSYARHEEPAYYAPAPRPAPQPNYIGIGTGAVIGGLIGNQVGGGNGKKLATVAGIIGGGMLGNQMINTNR
- a CDS encoding class I SAM-dependent methyltransferase; translation: MSCIVCGTAQTAGLAGWHASCHACGYESAALQGAINEQPEGSPVDEDERELGLKALRQENFRDIVELARGLARPGARRLLDVGCAHGWFLETARERFEVLGIEPDAVVGGRTAARGLPVRPGYFPDALEAGETFDIIVFNDVIEHIPDIRSALDACHARLEQGGLLILNLPNSAGFFYRLSKAFAKLGWRSPFERLWQKDLPSPHVHYFRPANLERLVGRHGFQRVHSGELPSLRAKGLLERIRCAGNISGPSLYLQYAAVLCVIPLLRLFPSDIIVSVFRKP